One genomic region from Evansella sp. LMS18 encodes:
- a CDS encoding DUF2812 domain-containing protein yields the protein MDKKVFRPLWSFDVPKTETWLSDMTEQGYHLYEFRKSSSTFLFKQGSPGRAEFKIGLDKKKSGVLPDALVNDGWRMVSSKGAWYAAVNEQPQEQIKTSIVQDNIVKRNQKLFYLFISILVFLTVWMFNFVMDYMWMQSLPEAIQEHLRDTGGMVTNPLVIFPGIIINVLLISLLAYFLNTIRNSNKQLTHRNSEEEDLEHGVVEGQELIPFEEETSLKKEGKLVVKRYFGWKYAPDKLEKRLEEMEAKGFQLYRISWSGISFYFLSGSPRRVSYNTEFQNMPDERSAGMHKEAGWKQAYSSASTFPKWRIWSQEYSSDGAKPVLYSDQPTKQKQAWKMAINSTFIFIPVIVLYSFYIWTDINLASESMYYSITWPVIIIFSIIVILFCSFTIRSWLYYFRMKKIED from the coding sequence ATGGATAAAAAAGTATTCAGGCCCTTATGGAGTTTTGATGTACCAAAAACAGAAACATGGCTCTCTGATATGACCGAACAGGGCTATCATTTATACGAATTCAGAAAAAGCTCCAGCACGTTTCTGTTTAAACAGGGCAGCCCGGGGAGAGCAGAATTTAAAATCGGCCTGGATAAAAAAAAGAGTGGTGTACTTCCGGACGCCCTTGTGAACGATGGATGGCGCATGGTTTCCAGCAAAGGTGCCTGGTATGCAGCGGTAAATGAACAGCCTCAGGAGCAGATCAAAACAAGCATAGTTCAGGATAACATTGTAAAGCGGAATCAAAAGCTGTTTTATTTATTCATTAGTATTCTCGTATTCCTGACTGTCTGGATGTTTAATTTTGTAATGGATTATATGTGGATGCAGAGTTTGCCTGAAGCGATACAGGAACATTTGAGGGACACTGGCGGAATGGTAACTAATCCGCTCGTAATTTTTCCAGGGATTATTATTAATGTATTGCTAATCAGCCTTCTCGCCTATTTTCTAAACACTATCAGGAATTCAAATAAACAGCTTACCCACAGAAACTCCGAAGAAGAAGACCTTGAACATGGGGTTGTGGAAGGGCAAGAGCTCATTCCTTTTGAAGAGGAAACAAGCCTTAAAAAGGAAGGGAAATTGGTCGTTAAACGGTATTTTGGCTGGAAGTATGCACCAGACAAACTGGAAAAACGGCTGGAGGAAATGGAGGCAAAAGGTTTCCAGCTCTACCGGATCAGCTGGTCAGGCATCAGCTTTTACTTTCTCAGCGGCAGCCCCCGGCGGGTAAGTTATAATACGGAGTTTCAAAATATGCCAGATGAGAGATCCGCTGGTATGCACAAGGAAGCAGGATGGAAACAGGCCTACTCATCTGCAAGCACTTTTCCTAAGTGGAGGATCTGGTCACAGGAGTATAGCAGTGATGGAGCAAAACCAGTATTGTACAGTGATCAGCCAACAAAACAAAAGCAAGCCTGGAAAATGGCGATTAATTCCACGTTTATATTTATCCCTGTAATCGTTCTTTATAGCTTTTATATATGGACGGATATTAACTTAGCCTCAGAAAGTATGTATTATTCAATCACCTGGCCAGTGATTATTATCTTCTCTATAATCGTTATACTCTTTTGTTCTTTCACTATAAGATCGTGGCTGTATTATTTCCGAATGAAAAAGATAGAAGATTAA
- the yppF gene encoding YppF family protein, with product MLQNLILKFIEVKKHNPNHVNELLDLLQSEYVRGLISFTEYREIYRELHELGAVKPM from the coding sequence ATGTTGCAAAATCTCATTTTGAAGTTTATTGAAGTAAAAAAACATAATCCTAATCACGTAAACGAACTATTAGACTTACTGCAAAGTGAATATGTCCGAGGCCTGATTTCTTTCACCGAATATCGTGAAATTTACCGTGAGCTGCACGAACTGGGCGCAGTAAAACCTATGTAA
- a CDS encoding amino acid ABC transporter permease yields the protein MLDAMPVLLRGLQMTVLITIISLAIALVIGLVFGLFSISKNKLLRGISTVYVNIIRGTPILVQILYIYIGIPAVTDIRFSAFTAGIIVISINAGAYLVEIFRAGINSIDKGQMEAGRTLGFSYGETMRIIILPQAIKRMLPAFVNQFIVSIKDTSLLSVIGIAELTMSGQSIYSANFRAFEILTVVGILYFVIIYALTLVSRWLERRMDVS from the coding sequence ATGCTTGATGCTATGCCAGTCCTGTTAAGAGGGCTGCAGATGACAGTTTTAATTACAATAATTTCACTGGCAATTGCTTTAGTAATCGGTCTTGTTTTCGGGCTTTTCAGTATTTCGAAAAACAAGCTGCTTCGAGGCATATCAACTGTGTATGTAAACATCATTCGCGGAACACCAATTTTAGTTCAGATTCTTTATATATATATCGGTATTCCCGCAGTAACCGATATCCGATTTTCTGCTTTTACGGCAGGTATCATCGTAATCAGTATCAATGCCGGAGCCTACCTCGTGGAGATTTTCCGGGCTGGTATTAACTCAATAGACAAAGGGCAAATGGAAGCTGGACGCACACTCGGTTTTTCTTACGGAGAAACAATGCGGATCATCATTCTGCCACAAGCCATAAAACGCATGCTCCCTGCTTTTGTTAACCAGTTTATCGTCAGTATCAAGGACACTTCCCTCCTGTCAGTGATAGGGATTGCGGAGCTGACCATGTCGGGACAGTCCATTTATTCAGCCAATTTCCGCGCATTTGAAATCCTGACTGTCGTAGGAATTCTGTATTTTGTAATCATCTACGCCCTCACACTCGTATCCCGCTGGCTTGAAAGGAGAATGGATGTCTCATGA
- a CDS encoding STAS domain-containing protein — MPNNEKNESQELIELKEKNKQYQNEIYELSTPIIPSIVPNTILVPLMGKLTSERFEHIQKKLVNNIHKQYADTVLIDFTGISSYGVEENMEYDFLMSQIHNLVDSLRLMGAETLFVGLSPQLVQKLVSSNVRGLTELNAHATFRTGLQYLLDKKGLEIREKTK, encoded by the coding sequence ATGCCAAATAACGAAAAAAACGAAAGCCAGGAACTCATCGAACTAAAAGAGAAAAATAAACAATACCAAAATGAAATCTATGAATTATCAACACCTATTATTCCCTCAATTGTTCCTAACACCATCCTTGTGCCACTAATGGGGAAACTTACAAGTGAGCGGTTTGAACACATTCAGAAAAAGCTTGTTAATAATATTCATAAACAATATGCCGATACAGTGTTAATCGACTTTACCGGGATCAGCTCCTATGGCGTAGAAGAAAATATGGAATATGACTTCTTGATGAGCCAGATACATAATTTAGTAGATTCTCTTCGGTTAATGGGAGCAGAAACGCTGTTTGTAGGATTGTCTCCGCAATTAGTTCAGAAACTCGTTTCCTCTAATGTGAGAGGATTGACAGAACTCAATGCGCACGCAACCTTCCGGACAGGCCTTCAGTATCTTCTGGACAAAAAAGGACTGGAAATCCGGGAAAAAACAAAATAA
- a CDS encoding PadR family transcriptional regulator: MDVNKMMKGYLPMTETAYYILLSLNKPRHGYGIVKHVEEITHQRLRLGSGTVYGTLMKMQRDGVITVYADEQRKTTYEITPAGKKLIRAEIGRLQELYENGASIKGEFDG; encoded by the coding sequence TTGGATGTAAATAAAATGATGAAGGGCTATTTGCCGATGACGGAAACCGCTTATTACATTCTTCTTTCCCTGAATAAACCTCGTCATGGATACGGAATAGTCAAACATGTGGAAGAGATTACGCATCAACGGCTCCGCCTCGGATCAGGAACAGTTTACGGGACATTAATGAAAATGCAGCGTGACGGAGTAATTACTGTATATGCAGACGAACAGCGCAAAACCACTTATGAAATAACACCTGCTGGTAAAAAACTGATCCGTGCTGAAATCGGCAGGCTACAAGAGCTGTATGAAAATGGAGCATCTATAAAGGGGGAGTTCGATGGATAA
- a CDS encoding dihydrolipoamide acetyltransferase family protein, whose protein sequence is MSKAIVMPKMGMGMKEGTVVLWHKEEGETVEKGEPVVSVSSDKIENEIESPVDGTLIKAMVDVDEVVPVGQPIAYVGEPGERIEEEARSAGAGNEGGNSVEAENTDSNEYVAASLATMDPPTPEKTEAPGRGRKRVSPAARKLAKQKSVDLETVIGTGPQGRITKADIIKAAEQTAEPANTEEVPKPTEVKLRIRKPEEDKNSNVREYTGVRRIIGKRMHESLQNTAQLTIMKSVDVTELMNLQKKLRVEMGNLEVEGKITVTDLLAKAVTLALLKHPFMNSALQDERIEEYEHVHLGIAAANDRGLVVPVVFNAEKETLIGLSRQIGELGRKAKEGLLTSDEIKGSTFTITNLGASGVSYFTPVLNPPETGILGVGSIEEQAVFKDGEPVPVKKLPLSLSFDHRVTDGEPASRFLNTVAAYLENPYMLLASDR, encoded by the coding sequence ATGTCAAAAGCGATCGTAATGCCAAAGATGGGAATGGGTATGAAGGAAGGAACCGTCGTCCTGTGGCATAAAGAAGAAGGAGAGACGGTGGAAAAAGGGGAACCTGTCGTATCAGTAAGTTCCGATAAAATTGAGAACGAAATTGAATCCCCAGTGGACGGAACCCTTATTAAAGCAATGGTTGATGTGGATGAAGTCGTACCGGTAGGTCAGCCGATTGCCTATGTTGGAGAACCCGGGGAAAGGATAGAGGAAGAAGCCCGGAGCGCTGGTGCAGGTAATGAAGGAGGGAACTCTGTAGAGGCGGAAAACACGGATTCCAACGAGTATGTTGCCGCAAGTTTGGCAACAATGGACCCGCCTACGCCTGAAAAAACAGAAGCACCGGGAAGAGGCAGGAAAAGAGTGTCGCCAGCAGCGAGAAAACTGGCAAAACAAAAAAGTGTGGACCTGGAAACCGTAATTGGGACAGGCCCTCAAGGCAGAATAACAAAAGCTGACATTATTAAAGCGGCAGAACAAACGGCAGAACCAGCAAATACAGAGGAGGTACCCAAGCCGACCGAAGTTAAACTACGTATTCGGAAGCCAGAGGAAGACAAGAATTCAAACGTCCGTGAATATACTGGCGTCCGTCGAATTATTGGTAAGCGAATGCATGAAAGCCTCCAAAACACTGCCCAGCTTACAATTATGAAGAGTGTGGATGTAACTGAGCTGATGAATCTGCAGAAAAAGTTGCGGGTGGAAATGGGGAACCTTGAGGTTGAAGGAAAAATAACAGTGACTGATCTGCTTGCAAAGGCGGTCACTCTCGCTTTACTGAAGCATCCTTTTATGAATAGTGCACTGCAGGATGAAAGAATAGAAGAATATGAGCATGTTCACCTTGGCATTGCGGCTGCTAATGACCGCGGGCTTGTTGTCCCAGTGGTATTTAATGCTGAAAAAGAAACGTTGATTGGCCTTTCAAGACAGATTGGGGAATTAGGAAGGAAAGCGAAGGAAGGGCTTCTTACTTCGGATGAAATTAAAGGATCCACTTTTACGATTACTAACCTTGGTGCTTCGGGGGTCAGCTATTTTACTCCGGTGCTTAACCCGCCGGAAACTGGCATCCTGGGAGTAGGGAGTATTGAAGAACAAGCGGTGTTTAAGGATGGAGAGCCTGTTCCAGTGAAGAAGCTTCCGTTAAGTCTTTCTTTCGACCACCGTGTTACAGATGGGGAACCGGCCAGCCGCTTCCTGAATACAGTAGCTGCTTATCTCGAAAATCCTTATATGCTGTTAGCTTCGGATAGATAA
- a CDS encoding class I SAM-dependent methyltransferase, whose product MSTKEYVKNIIRDKNIASITPTSKKGVQEICGRMDLDNKVVIVEYGPATGVFTNYLLERITHDSLIIAIELNENFVKYLKENINDERLIVHQGSAEDVEEITRKYSDGKADYVLSGIPFSFLTPELRDKVVKNTSQVLKEKGKFLPYQTFYQKDEHLKNYLEKHFTNVHDQYFFRNLPPMRIYEASK is encoded by the coding sequence ATGAGTACAAAAGAGTATGTAAAAAATATAATCCGGGATAAAAATATCGCTTCCATTACCCCGACTTCCAAAAAAGGAGTACAGGAAATTTGCGGGAGGATGGATTTGGATAACAAAGTTGTCATCGTTGAGTACGGACCGGCAACAGGGGTTTTCACAAACTATCTCCTTGAACGGATCACGCATGATTCTCTCATTATAGCTATCGAATTAAACGAAAACTTTGTCAAGTATCTAAAAGAGAACATTAACGATGAACGGCTGATTGTCCACCAGGGAAGTGCCGAAGATGTGGAGGAAATTACCCGGAAATATTCAGACGGGAAAGCGGATTATGTGTTATCCGGCATTCCGTTTTCATTCCTGACCCCAGAATTAAGAGACAAGGTTGTGAAGAATACAAGCCAGGTTTTAAAAGAGAAAGGTAAATTCCTTCCATATCAAACGTTCTACCAGAAGGATGAGCACCTGAAAAATTATCTTGAAAAGCATTTTACTAATGTACATGATCAGTACTTCTTCAGAAACTTACCTCCAATGAGAATCTATGAAGCAAGTAAATAA
- a CDS encoding SDR family NAD(P)-dependent oxidoreductase: MSIFSEKALEGKHVLITGATGGIGYETAKVTAAMGAKVSVTGRNELKLEELMGELKKVAQVENLFMKGADITKEGDRLEITKECRKIFGPVTHLVNSAGIAGGSVIRELEENKMRDIMELNYFATVRLTQLVYEGMMEQTKAGGGAIVNVSSLSGLRGTYGNSAYSASKFAITGFTQSFAVEAIEHNIRVNSVCPGFVDTDMGINAIKRKAGRESKSFEEKMKEVESGIPSGRITTAREVANTIAFLLTDAAENIVGESVKISGGSVM; the protein is encoded by the coding sequence ATGAGCATATTTTCAGAAAAGGCACTGGAAGGAAAACACGTATTAATCACAGGAGCTACAGGGGGGATTGGCTATGAAACTGCGAAAGTTACAGCTGCCATGGGAGCAAAAGTATCCGTAACAGGAAGAAACGAGCTAAAACTGGAAGAGTTGATGGGTGAACTGAAAAAGGTCGCACAGGTAGAAAATCTTTTTATGAAGGGGGCGGATATAACAAAGGAAGGGGACAGGCTGGAGATTACTAAAGAATGCAGAAAAATATTTGGACCGGTAACCCACCTGGTTAACTCTGCCGGCATTGCAGGAGGTTCTGTTATAAGGGAGCTTGAGGAAAATAAAATGAGAGACATTATGGAGCTTAACTACTTTGCAACTGTCCGGCTGACACAGCTTGTTTACGAAGGAATGATGGAACAGACTAAGGCCGGTGGCGGAGCGATCGTGAATGTCTCCTCGTTATCGGGATTAAGAGGTACATACGGCAATTCCGCCTATTCAGCCAGTAAATTCGCAATCACCGGCTTTACCCAGTCTTTCGCAGTGGAAGCGATTGAACATAACATTCGAGTAAACTCCGTATGTCCAGGTTTTGTAGACACAGACATGGGAATCAACGCAATCAAACGAAAAGCCGGACGGGAAAGCAAGAGTTTTGAAGAGAAGATGAAGGAAGTGGAGAGTGGCATTCCTTCAGGAAGAATTACCACTGCCAGGGAAGTGGCGAACACCATCGCTTTTCTGTTAACTGACGCTGCAGAGAACATCGTAGGAGAGTCAGTGAAAATATCTGGCGGAAGCGTGATGTAA
- a CDS encoding amino acid ABC transporter ATP-binding protein, with protein MIKIENLKKSFGKLEVLKDINAEVERQEVVCVIGPSGSGKSTFLRCINRLEEPTGGSIYIEGTDITDPKNNINKMRQKLGMVFQQFNLFPHMTVLDNITAAPKRLKKKSQEEAEEIGMQLLEKVGLAEKAKVYPDNLSGGQKQRAAIARALAMEPSIMLFDEPTSALDPEMVGGVLEVMKDLAKEGMTMVIVTHEMGFAREVADRVIFMDGGYIVEEGKPEEIFDNPQHERTQAFLSQVL; from the coding sequence ATGATTAAGATAGAAAACTTGAAAAAATCATTTGGAAAACTTGAAGTACTGAAGGATATAAATGCGGAAGTGGAACGCCAGGAAGTCGTCTGCGTTATTGGGCCTTCCGGTTCTGGTAAAAGTACGTTTCTCCGCTGTATAAACCGATTGGAGGAGCCAACCGGAGGCTCAATCTATATTGAAGGAACAGACATCACTGATCCGAAAAACAATATTAATAAAATGCGCCAGAAGTTAGGCATGGTTTTCCAGCAGTTCAACCTCTTCCCTCACATGACAGTGCTTGATAATATCACAGCAGCACCTAAACGGCTAAAAAAGAAGTCACAGGAGGAAGCTGAAGAGATAGGTATGCAGCTGCTGGAGAAAGTTGGCCTGGCAGAAAAAGCAAAAGTCTATCCTGATAATTTGTCAGGGGGACAAAAACAGCGTGCCGCAATAGCCCGTGCTCTCGCAATGGAGCCCTCCATCATGCTTTTCGATGAACCAACATCTGCCTTGGACCCTGAGATGGTTGGCGGTGTGCTGGAGGTTATGAAAGACCTGGCGAAAGAAGGAATGACAATGGTCATTGTTACCCACGAAATGGGTTTTGCCCGGGAAGTTGCAGACAGGGTGATATTCATGGACGGCGGTTACATTGTGGAAGAAGGAAAACCGGAAGAAATTTTCGACAACCCGCAGCATGAAAGAACACAGGCGTTCTTATCGCAGGTCTTATAA
- a CDS encoding DinB family protein — MIDYRIKNAGDYAQKIGELVSMLEHTRAVTLEEIKDLSEEDLDSVADETSNTIGALLLHIASIEFVHQVISFEGRDINEGEMEQWKTALELGPEARKVICGNPVSYYMNELAKVRKKTLLKFQDINDDWLFEEKKWGNGVPHNNYYLWFHVMEDEINHRGQIRMLKRMLSGSK, encoded by the coding sequence ATGATAGACTACAGGATTAAAAACGCAGGGGATTACGCACAAAAAATTGGTGAACTTGTTTCAATGCTGGAACATACCAGAGCTGTTACCCTGGAGGAAATAAAGGATTTAAGCGAAGAGGACTTAGATTCAGTGGCAGATGAAACTTCCAATACGATCGGCGCACTTTTACTTCATATTGCTTCCATTGAATTTGTACATCAGGTTATTTCATTTGAAGGACGGGATATTAACGAGGGGGAAATGGAACAATGGAAAACTGCACTGGAGTTGGGGCCGGAAGCCAGAAAAGTCATTTGCGGAAATCCTGTTAGTTATTATATGAATGAATTGGCTAAAGTCAGAAAAAAAACTTTGCTGAAATTCCAAGATATAAACGATGATTGGTTATTTGAAGAGAAGAAATGGGGAAACGGCGTTCCTCATAATAATTATTATCTTTGGTTTCATGTCATGGAAGATGAGATAAACCACCGAGGGCAAATTAGAATGCTCAAACGTATGCTTTCCGGAAGCAAATAA
- a CDS encoding basic amino acid ABC transporter substrate-binding protein encodes MKKFKVRNSAKVTKKVAPFLAASALLVMAGCGEGEETQADNTDTQGENNEAEENDSEASQGDAEEISVAVVQDYPPFEYMEDGELTGFDVDIIEAIAEDQNLEVNWEIMRFDAIIPALQANQMDAAVSAISIREDRAEVVDFSQPYFESGLSLVVPVDSDINSLDDLEGATIVAKQGTSGLEKANELAEEYNGEVTTFQEDAMMYMEIISGNADAVINDYPSAAYKIVTDGDDSDIRIVGDRLTGEDYGIVVSKGADGLVEKMDAGLDSLFESGKYDEIYDQYFGE; translated from the coding sequence TTGAAGAAATTTAAAGTAAGAAATTCAGCGAAAGTTACAAAAAAGGTTGCTCCATTTTTAGCAGCTTCTGCATTGCTGGTAATGGCCGGCTGTGGAGAAGGTGAAGAAACACAGGCAGACAACACGGATACCCAGGGAGAAAATAATGAAGCCGAGGAGAATGACAGCGAAGCTTCACAAGGAGACGCAGAGGAAATCAGTGTGGCAGTAGTGCAGGACTACCCGCCATTCGAATATATGGAGGACGGGGAACTTACTGGTTTTGATGTGGATATTATTGAAGCGATTGCAGAGGATCAGAACCTGGAAGTTAACTGGGAGATTATGAGATTTGACGCGATTATCCCTGCCCTCCAGGCAAATCAAATGGATGCAGCGGTTTCCGCGATTTCCATCCGTGAAGACCGTGCTGAAGTGGTAGATTTCAGTCAGCCATACTTCGAATCCGGACTTTCACTTGTTGTGCCTGTGGACAGCGACATTAACAGCCTTGATGATTTAGAAGGTGCTACAATCGTTGCGAAACAAGGTACTTCCGGTCTGGAGAAAGCCAATGAACTGGCGGAAGAGTATAACGGGGAAGTTACTACTTTCCAGGAAGATGCCATGATGTACATGGAAATCATTTCAGGCAACGCTGATGCGGTAATTAATGACTACCCAAGTGCTGCATATAAAATCGTTACTGACGGTGACGACTCTGATATCCGTATCGTTGGCGACAGACTTACTGGTGAAGATTACGGAATCGTAGTTTCCAAAGGCGCGGACGGCCTGGTGGAAAAAATGGATGCCGGACTTGATTCCCTGTTTGAATCAGGTAAATATGACGAAATTTATGATCAGTATTTTGGTGAATAA
- a CDS encoding GNAT family N-acetyltransferase, which produces MIMPATEVEKQFIISRAAVTAKESMGSTVDISQEKAEGLLQAALYSGASLHVTRGPDGELAGWILLGKQMDFITGKQVGFMFELYVLPPYRKKGLGKLLIQEGVGILKSRGYEEVRFNVYTANPVKEMYSRLGFKELQTIMYI; this is translated from the coding sequence ATGATCATGCCTGCCACAGAGGTAGAAAAGCAGTTCATTATTTCAAGAGCAGCAGTCACCGCAAAGGAAAGTATGGGATCGACCGTGGACATCAGCCAGGAGAAGGCGGAAGGACTGCTTCAGGCAGCACTGTACAGCGGGGCTTCCCTCCATGTTACCAGAGGACCAGATGGTGAATTGGCCGGGTGGATCCTTCTCGGGAAACAAATGGATTTCATTACAGGCAAACAAGTGGGGTTTATGTTTGAACTTTATGTACTCCCTCCCTATCGCAAAAAGGGGTTAGGTAAACTACTCATTCAGGAAGGTGTGGGCATTCTGAAGTCCAGGGGGTACGAGGAAGTCCGTTTCAATGTGTATACAGCTAATCCGGTGAAAGAAATGTACAGCAGACTCGGGTTCAAAGAGCTTCAGACCATTATGTATATTTAG
- a CDS encoding DUF2179 domain-containing protein, producing MWQALIIFISQILFVPILTLRTIMMVKGLKGKAAGFGILEAVIYVVAIGMVLSDLTNYYNMAAYALGFGAGLYIGAWIEEKLAIGYVTIEANIPQRNEALISRLREVGFSVSTSSVEGISTDRYLLYCTARRDREKEFYRIIDEFEEKAFVASYEPRNFKGGYITKGMKQRRERWLRKKKSA from the coding sequence GTGTGGCAGGCGCTAATTATTTTTATCTCGCAAATTTTGTTCGTCCCTATTCTTACGTTGCGGACAATTATGATGGTGAAGGGCCTCAAAGGAAAAGCAGCCGGTTTCGGGATACTGGAGGCTGTTATTTACGTAGTAGCGATCGGTATGGTGCTTAGTGATTTAACGAATTATTATAATATGGCTGCCTACGCTTTAGGATTTGGGGCAGGTTTATATATAGGTGCGTGGATTGAGGAAAAACTCGCGATTGGTTATGTAACCATTGAAGCAAATATTCCGCAAAGAAATGAAGCGTTGATCAGCAGGCTGAGGGAAGTGGGCTTCAGTGTTTCCACATCAAGCGTGGAAGGGATCTCCACAGACCGGTATTTGCTGTACTGTACAGCGAGACGGGACAGAGAAAAAGAATTTTATCGAATCATTGATGAGTTTGAGGAAAAAGCGTTTGTCGCTTCGTACGAACCGCGGAACTTCAAAGGCGGGTACATCACAAAAGGCATGAAGCAGCGCAGGGAACGCTGGTTAAGGAAGAAAAAATCAGCATAA
- a CDS encoding sulfurtransferase produces MEQVPLFVDTEWLDKRLDDPDLRLIDATTFLKIPENGGQAEAWPGKEAYDKEHIPGAVFADILGELSDPEADLPFTVPQRDKFVEKMSELGVGEGTYVVIYDQGPLVGVPVVASYWASRLAWQLKYEGFDNVAVLEGGLPKWKDEGRPVTDKPGLYPKGNFKGERRPDLLATKEDVKRAMDDKDTVLINSLSEADFLGETNTYARSGHIPGSKNVFFGDLSDMESKELHDEENLRETFEKTGALDPDKKVITYCGGGIAATWNALVLNQLGQKNVAVYDGSMNEWTADPDLPLDKGKN; encoded by the coding sequence GTGGAACAGGTACCTTTATTTGTTGATACAGAGTGGCTTGATAAAAGACTTGATGATCCGGATTTAAGGCTCATTGATGCAACAACGTTTCTGAAGATCCCGGAAAATGGCGGACAGGCAGAGGCATGGCCCGGAAAGGAAGCATATGACAAAGAGCATATCCCTGGAGCTGTGTTTGCGGACATCTTAGGTGAATTGTCCGATCCGGAAGCCGATCTCCCATTTACCGTACCCCAAAGAGATAAATTTGTTGAAAAAATGAGTGAATTAGGGGTAGGAGAGGGTACTTATGTTGTCATTTACGACCAAGGTCCTCTCGTTGGTGTCCCTGTTGTCGCTTCTTACTGGGCATCCCGCCTTGCATGGCAGCTAAAATATGAAGGATTCGATAATGTAGCGGTATTAGAAGGCGGACTGCCGAAATGGAAAGACGAAGGCCGGCCGGTAACTGATAAACCAGGGCTTTATCCGAAAGGTAACTTTAAAGGGGAACGCCGCCCTGATCTACTGGCAACAAAAGAAGACGTAAAAAGAGCGATGGACGACAAAGATACAGTTCTCATCAACAGTTTGTCAGAGGCAGATTTTCTCGGGGAGACAAATACGTATGCCCGGAGCGGCCACATCCCCGGAAGTAAGAATGTATTTTTCGGCGACTTATCAGACATGGAATCAAAGGAACTCCACGATGAGGAAAATCTCCGGGAGACTTTTGAAAAAACGGGAGCTCTTGATCCGGATAAAAAAGTAATCACTTATTGCGGTGGCGGGATCGCTGCCACATGGAACGCGCTTGTTTTAAACCAGCTGGGACAAAAAAATGTGGCAGTCTATGACGGTTCCATGAACGAATGGACCGCCGATCCGGACCTGCCGTTGGATAAAGGGAAGAATTAA
- a CDS encoding L,D-transpeptidase family protein, with product MIHIVKAGETLNQISRDYRTPLDAIINANPGMNPDMIFPGQAILIPGFPSPETIPYKIDVSIADRRLNLFLNNVIIKQYPIAVGRILHETPLGNFIIINKAPNPGGPYGTMWMSLSKQHYGIHGTDDPSSIGHAVSRGCIRMFNHDVEELASIVPIGTGVMIHP from the coding sequence ATGATTCATATTGTGAAAGCCGGCGAAACATTGAATCAGATCTCCAGGGACTATAGAACTCCCTTAGATGCGATTATTAATGCTAACCCCGGGATGAATCCCGATATGATTTTTCCGGGGCAGGCGATTCTCATACCTGGTTTCCCCTCCCCAGAAACAATCCCCTATAAAATTGACGTGTCCATTGCTGACAGGCGTCTCAACTTGTTCCTCAATAACGTTATCATTAAACAGTATCCAATAGCAGTCGGGAGAATCCTCCACGAAACTCCGCTTGGGAATTTTATTATTATCAATAAAGCCCCTAACCCTGGAGGACCTTACGGCACGATGTGGATGAGCTTGTCAAAGCAGCATTATGGCATTCACGGTACGGACGACCCAAGTTCTATCGGCCATGCAGTTTCCCGGGGCTGTATTCGTATGTTCAATCACGATGTGGAAGAATTAGCGAGTATTGTCCCAATTGGTACAGGCGTGATGATTCATCCATAA